A genomic window from Candidatus Reconcilbacillus cellulovorans includes:
- a CDS encoding aspartate aminotransferase family protein: MSEASALFPTYGRYPITPVRGEGSRLWDESGREYLDMMSGIAVTSLGHCPPEVRDRLIEQLHTLWHVSNLFHIPQQEKLARLLIEHSCLDAVFFCNSGAEANEAAIKLARRYHAVVRGRPRPEIVAFRQSFHGRTLATLTATGQDKVKDGFAPLPEGFVHAPYNDAEALESYVGERTGAIMLELVQGEGGVRPAEPDFVREVVRVCERYDLLLIVDEVQTGLGRTGKLFAYEHYGIEPDIVTLAKGLGGGFPIGAMLGKAKLRDAFGPGSHGSTFGGTPIATAAATAVVETILREKLAERAANMGAYLLAELRAKLAGNPLVTDVRGLGLLVGVECAVPVADIISDIHREGVLLIQAGPNVIRMLPNLRVTKDEIDRAVAVVARVLDRHAAVRDAADSVRQAAG, translated from the coding sequence ATGAGCGAAGCGAGCGCGCTTTTCCCGACGTACGGCCGGTACCCGATCACGCCGGTCCGCGGGGAGGGCAGCCGGCTGTGGGATGAGTCCGGCCGCGAATATCTCGATATGATGAGCGGCATCGCGGTGACGAGCCTCGGCCATTGTCCGCCGGAAGTGCGCGACCGGCTGATCGAACAGTTGCATACGCTGTGGCACGTCAGCAACCTTTTCCATATTCCGCAGCAGGAAAAGCTGGCCCGCCTGCTGATCGAACATTCGTGCCTGGACGCCGTCTTTTTCTGCAACAGCGGTGCGGAGGCAAACGAGGCGGCGATCAAGCTCGCCCGGCGGTATCACGCGGTCGTGCGCGGCCGGCCGCGGCCGGAGATCGTCGCGTTCCGCCAGTCGTTCCACGGCCGGACGCTGGCGACGCTGACGGCGACAGGCCAGGACAAGGTGAAGGACGGTTTTGCGCCGTTGCCGGAGGGGTTCGTGCATGCGCCCTATAACGATGCGGAGGCGCTGGAGTCGTACGTCGGCGAGCGCACGGGCGCGATCATGCTGGAGCTCGTGCAGGGCGAGGGCGGGGTCCGACCGGCGGAACCGGATTTTGTACGGGAAGTCGTCCGGGTGTGCGAACGGTACGACCTGCTGCTGATCGTCGACGAGGTGCAGACCGGGCTCGGTCGAACCGGCAAGCTGTTCGCCTACGAACATTACGGCATCGAGCCGGACATCGTCACGCTGGCGAAAGGGCTGGGAGGCGGTTTCCCGATCGGCGCGATGCTCGGCAAGGCGAAGCTGCGCGACGCGTTCGGGCCGGGCTCGCACGGGTCGACGTTCGGCGGCACGCCGATCGCGACGGCGGCGGCGACGGCGGTCGTCGAGACGATTTTGCGCGAAAAACTGGCGGAGCGCGCGGCGAACATGGGCGCGTATCTGCTGGCCGAGCTGCGCGCGAAACTCGCCGGCAACCCGCTGGTGACCGACGTCCGGGGGCTGGGCTTGCTCGTCGGCGTCGAGTGTGCGGTGCCGGTAGCGGACATCATTTCGGACATCCATCGCGAAGGCGTGCTGCTCATTCAGGCCGGGCCGAACGTGATTCGGATGTTGCCGAATTTGCGCGTGACGAAGGATGAGATCGACCGGGCGGTGGCGGTCGTCGCCCGCGTGCTCGACCGACATGCGGCCGTGCGGGATGCGGCCGATTCGGTGCGGCAGGCGGCCGGATGA
- a CDS encoding ornithine carbamoyltransferase, with protein MAEERLREDDERIAAELKGRDFLTLADYRPEELRYLLRLAVELKRKQKAGETFQPLKGKTLGLIFEKSSTRTRVSFEVGMYQLGGYALFLSRNDIQMGRGETVWDTAQTMSRYLDGLMIRTYAHRNVIELARGATVPVINGLSDFCHPCQEMADYLTIWEIKGRFEGVKLAYVGDGNNVAHSLMIGAAKFGLHFALACPEGYEPDRSFTELAREVAEQTGARIEIVRDPREAVSGADFVYTDVWTSMGQEEEAEQRRKVFRPYQVNEQLVRYAKPDFRFMHCLPAHRGEEVTDDVIDGDHSIVFDQAENRLHAQKAILTALMG; from the coding sequence ATGGCAGAGGAACGGCTCCGGGAAGACGACGAGCGGATCGCGGCCGAGCTGAAGGGACGCGATTTTCTGACGCTGGCGGACTACCGTCCGGAGGAGCTGCGGTATTTGCTGCGGCTGGCGGTGGAACTGAAGCGGAAGCAGAAGGCGGGCGAGACGTTCCAGCCGTTGAAAGGCAAGACGCTCGGCCTCATTTTCGAAAAATCGTCGACGCGCACCCGCGTTTCGTTCGAGGTCGGCATGTATCAGCTCGGCGGGTACGCGCTTTTCTTAAGCCGAAACGACATCCAGATGGGGCGCGGCGAGACGGTGTGGGATACCGCCCAGACGATGTCGCGCTACCTGGACGGCCTGATGATCCGGACGTACGCGCACCGCAATGTCATCGAACTGGCGCGCGGGGCGACCGTTCCGGTCATCAACGGTCTGAGTGATTTTTGCCATCCATGCCAGGAAATGGCTGATTATCTCACGATATGGGAAATCAAGGGCCGGTTCGAAGGGGTGAAGCTCGCGTACGTCGGCGACGGCAACAACGTCGCGCACTCGCTCATGATCGGCGCGGCGAAGTTCGGCCTTCATTTCGCGCTGGCCTGTCCGGAAGGCTATGAGCCCGACAGGTCGTTTACGGAGCTGGCCCGGGAAGTCGCGGAACAGACCGGCGCGCGGATCGAGATCGTGCGCGATCCCCGCGAGGCGGTATCGGGCGCGGATTTCGTCTATACGGACGTCTGGACGAGTATGGGGCAGGAGGAAGAAGCGGAGCAACGCCGCAAAGTGTTCCGGCCGTACCAAGTGAACGAGCAGCTCGTGCGGTACGCGAAACCGGATTTCCGGTTCATGCACTGTCTGCCGGCGCATCGCGGCGAGGAAGTGACCGACGACGTCATAGACGGGGATCATTCGATCGTGTTCGATCAGGCCGAAAACCGACTGCACGCGCAAAAAGCGATTTTGACGGCGCTGATGGGCTGA
- a CDS encoding argininosuccinate lyase, protein MSKLWGGRFTKKTDQLAEEFTASIGFDKELAEEDIQGSLAHVAMLGKCGVLPPEDVERITEGLHRVLQRIRRGEAEFAVEDEDIHMNVEKMLIEDIGPTGGKLHTARSRNDQVATDLHLYLRRRVVGIVELLVDAQEALIRTARRHADVVFPGYTHLQRAQPVLFAHHLLAYVAMFRRDVERLQDSYKRIDTLPLGAGALAGTTFPIDRFYTAQLLGFGRVYDNSLDAVSDRDFVVEFLAHAAIIMMHLSRLCEELILWSSAEFGFIELDDAFCTGSSIMPQKKNPDVAELIRGKTGRVYGHLVGMLTVLKGLPLAYNKDLQEDKEGLFDTVRTLEASLRLLAPMVETMKVDAERMRTAVRNDFSTATDLADYLAAKGMPFRQAHETVGKIVLHCIREGKGLYDLTPEEYRRFSALFGDDVRAVIEPERVVAARRTYGGTAPERVAEQLDAAEAWCREARAWVEERSK, encoded by the coding sequence GTGAGCAAACTGTGGGGCGGTCGGTTTACGAAAAAGACCGATCAGTTGGCAGAAGAATTTACGGCATCGATCGGATTCGATAAAGAGTTGGCCGAAGAAGACATCCAGGGAAGCCTGGCGCACGTCGCGATGTTGGGCAAATGCGGCGTTTTGCCGCCGGAGGACGTCGAGAGAATTACCGAGGGGCTGCACCGCGTCCTGCAGCGCATCCGCCGCGGCGAGGCGGAATTTGCCGTGGAGGATGAAGACATTCACATGAACGTCGAAAAAATGCTGATCGAGGACATCGGTCCGACCGGAGGCAAGTTGCATACGGCGCGCAGCCGCAACGATCAGGTGGCGACCGATCTGCATTTGTATTTGCGCAGGCGCGTCGTTGGCATCGTCGAGCTGCTCGTCGACGCTCAAGAAGCGCTGATCCGGACGGCGCGCCGGCACGCCGACGTCGTGTTTCCCGGCTATACGCACCTGCAGCGCGCACAGCCGGTGCTGTTCGCTCACCATCTGCTCGCCTACGTCGCCATGTTCCGCCGTGATGTCGAGCGGCTGCAGGACAGCTACAAGCGCATCGACACGTTGCCGCTTGGCGCGGGCGCATTGGCCGGCACGACGTTCCCGATCGACCGCTTTTATACGGCGCAGCTGCTCGGGTTCGGCCGCGTGTACGACAACAGCCTCGATGCGGTGAGCGACCGCGATTTCGTTGTGGAATTCCTGGCGCACGCGGCGATCATCATGATGCATCTGTCGCGGCTGTGCGAGGAGCTGATCCTGTGGTCGAGCGCGGAGTTCGGCTTTATCGAGCTCGACGACGCGTTCTGCACGGGATCGAGCATCATGCCGCAAAAGAAAAATCCCGACGTCGCGGAGCTGATCCGCGGCAAAACCGGCCGCGTCTACGGGCATCTCGTCGGGATGCTGACCGTGCTGAAAGGTTTGCCGCTGGCTTACAACAAGGATTTGCAAGAAGATAAAGAAGGCCTGTTCGACACGGTGCGCACGCTGGAAGCGTCGCTGCGGCTCCTGGCGCCGATGGTCGAGACGATGAAAGTCGACGCCGAGCGCATGCGGACGGCGGTGCGGAATGATTTTTCGACGGCGACCGATTTGGCCGACTATCTTGCGGCCAAAGGGATGCCGTTCCGGCAAGCGCACGAGACGGTCGGCAAGATCGTGCTGCACTGCATTCGCGAGGGCAAGGGTCTGTACGATCTGACGCCGGAAGAATACCGCCGATTTTCGGCGCTGTTCGGAGACGACGTCCGCGCGGTGATCGAACCGGAACGCGTTGTGGCAGCGCGGCGGACGTACGGCGGTACGGCGCCGGAGCGCGTGGCGGAACAGCTCGACGCCGCCGAGGCATGGTGCCGGGAAGCGAGGGCGTGGGTCGAGGAACGGTCGAAATAG
- a CDS encoding ammonium transporter translates to MWRKALVLGLLFLLAIPALASAAEEGPTAQQLKLAVDALWALVAAVFVILMQAGFALLESGSTRMKNAGHVAGKTILTFGICSIFFWAFGFGLAFGNGNPIIGTSGFFFDGKESDAFESLAFSDVPLSIKFLFQLAFAGVSLAIAWGGFAERAKLPVYFVFGALFTVAIYPFVAHWIWGGGWLAAHGKQDFAGSTVVHLTGGTAALAATILLGPRLGKFNKDGKPNLIPGHNQVLSVLGVILLWIGWFGFNPGSTLTAVNDGFFGFIALNTNMAAAAGGVAALIVSWIYFGKADIPSMLNGVLAALVAITASCAFVETWAAVVIGAIAGVLTFFSAQWLERAGLDDPVYAFSVHGIAGMWGSLSTGFFASPRLVEIVGVGKPGLFYGYGLHQLGVQAMGVAVSFAFVFVVSFLILGIMKATMGLRVTEEEEIIGLDLSEHGSYGYPEQMKQIGSESKVMA, encoded by the coding sequence GTGTGGAGGAAAGCTCTGGTGTTAGGTTTGCTGTTTCTGCTGGCCATACCTGCCTTGGCGTCGGCGGCGGAAGAAGGACCGACCGCGCAGCAGCTCAAGCTGGCCGTCGACGCGCTTTGGGCGCTCGTGGCCGCGGTTTTCGTCATTCTGATGCAAGCGGGGTTCGCCCTGCTGGAGTCCGGGTCGACGCGCATGAAGAACGCCGGGCACGTCGCCGGCAAGACGATTTTGACGTTCGGCATTTGTTCGATCTTCTTCTGGGCGTTCGGCTTCGGCTTGGCGTTCGGCAACGGCAATCCGATCATCGGTACCAGCGGTTTCTTCTTTGACGGCAAAGAGTCGGACGCGTTCGAATCGCTGGCGTTTTCCGACGTGCCGCTCAGCATCAAGTTTTTGTTCCAGCTCGCCTTTGCCGGCGTGTCGTTGGCGATCGCTTGGGGCGGGTTCGCGGAACGCGCCAAGCTGCCGGTGTATTTTGTATTCGGCGCCTTGTTCACGGTCGCGATATATCCGTTCGTCGCGCACTGGATTTGGGGCGGCGGATGGCTGGCCGCACACGGCAAGCAAGATTTCGCGGGTTCCACGGTCGTACACCTGACCGGCGGGACGGCGGCGCTCGCGGCGACGATTCTGCTCGGGCCGCGGCTCGGCAAATTCAACAAAGACGGCAAGCCGAACCTGATTCCCGGACATAACCAGGTGTTGTCCGTGCTTGGCGTCATTTTGCTCTGGATCGGCTGGTTCGGCTTCAATCCGGGCAGCACGTTGACGGCGGTCAACGACGGTTTCTTCGGTTTCATCGCGCTCAACACGAACATGGCGGCCGCGGCGGGAGGCGTGGCGGCGCTCATCGTGTCGTGGATCTATTTCGGCAAGGCGGACATTCCGAGCATGCTGAACGGCGTGCTCGCCGCGCTCGTCGCGATCACCGCTTCCTGCGCGTTCGTCGAGACGTGGGCTGCGGTCGTCATCGGGGCGATCGCCGGGGTGTTGACGTTTTTCTCCGCGCAATGGCTGGAACGCGCCGGGCTCGACGATCCGGTCTACGCTTTCTCCGTGCACGGCATCGCCGGCATGTGGGGTTCGCTGTCGACGGGCTTTTTCGCGTCGCCGCGTCTGGTCGAGATCGTCGGCGTCGGCAAGCCGGGACTGTTCTACGGTTACGGCCTGCACCAGTTGGGCGTGCAGGCGATGGGCGTCGCCGTCAGTTTCGCGTTCGTGTTCGTCGTGTCGTTCTTGATTCTCGGCATCATGAAGGCGACGATGGGACTGCGCGTGACGGAGGAAGAGGAAATCATCGGGCTCGACCTGAGCGAGCACGGCAGTTACGGCTATCCGGAACAGATGAAACAGATCGGTTCCGAATCGAAAGTGATGGCCTGA
- a CDS encoding DNA polymerase III subunit epsilon: protein MKEPRGFERIWHLYRQGGWAPALASVFDARTAQQMAFIRSVMRESRRNDWFDRRLDELEVVVFDLETTGFFPHAGDEIISIGAVLVHGERIGDEKFYTLVNPRRDVPENIQQLTGITDEMVRAAPELLDALHDFLRFVRHRVLVAHGSGHDKRFLNSALWRTSKINLAHRLLDCIMLAKWLFPDRGRYDLDTLLADFGIEITRRHHALEDAVMTAHLWIKLVREAFRRGVPTLGDLYLQLGRSLA, encoded by the coding sequence ATGAAGGAGCCGCGCGGTTTCGAGCGGATCTGGCATTTGTACCGACAGGGCGGATGGGCTCCGGCGCTTGCTTCCGTATTCGACGCGCGGACGGCCCAGCAGATGGCGTTTATCCGCTCCGTCATGAGGGAATCACGGCGCAACGACTGGTTCGACCGCAGGCTCGACGAACTTGAAGTCGTCGTGTTCGATCTAGAGACGACCGGATTTTTCCCGCATGCCGGCGACGAAATCATCTCGATCGGCGCGGTGCTGGTACACGGCGAGCGGATCGGCGACGAGAAGTTTTACACGCTGGTCAACCCGAGGCGCGACGTTCCGGAAAATATTCAGCAACTGACCGGTATTACGGATGAAATGGTCCGTGCCGCGCCCGAATTGCTCGACGCCCTCCACGATTTTTTGCGGTTTGTGCGCCATCGCGTTCTCGTCGCCCACGGCAGCGGTCACGACAAGCGGTTTTTGAATTCGGCGCTCTGGCGGACGTCGAAAATCAACCTGGCGCACCGGTTGCTCGACTGCATCATGCTGGCCAAATGGCTGTTTCCCGACCGCGGGCGGTACGATCTCGACACGTTGCTTGCGGATTTCGGCATCGAGATTACGAGGAGGCACCATGCGCTCGAGGACGCCGTGATGACGGCCCACTTGTGGATCAAGCTCGTACGGGAAGCGTTCCGGCGCGGCGTGCCGACGCTGGGCGATCTCTACCTTCAGCTCGGCCGCAGTCTCGCCTGA
- a CDS encoding MFS transporter, whose amino-acid sequence MTSETRIGELAAFASVPVVLVLGNSMLVPVLPDIERHLGVTRFQASLVITLFSLAAGLSIPVVGYLSDRFSRKKVLLAALGLYGVSGVVAGFGALWGSYPVLIAARALQGIGAAGTAPVAMAMIGDRYEGAAESKALGLVEAANGTGKVLSPILGSLFALIVWHAVFFAFPAFCAIAVGLVWLQIKDKQAPTPPPPLGRYVADIRRVFREKGRWLTAAFFAGALGLFVLFGVLFYLSDVLEKPPHNIDGVRKGLVLAVPLLGSVTASYLTGAHIRKNGKRMRMLMLTGLALSSAALATAVALYARLYPLIALLSLCGVGIGMLLPCLNTLITGAVGRDERGLITSIYNGLRFLGVALGPLLFERMMAVSHRTVFVATALLSAAALALVFFRIRPDRQVE is encoded by the coding sequence TTGACATCCGAAACGCGAATCGGCGAGCTCGCCGCCTTCGCCTCCGTGCCGGTCGTGCTCGTGCTCGGCAATTCGATGCTGGTGCCCGTGCTGCCGGACATCGAACGCCACCTCGGCGTCACGCGCTTTCAGGCGAGCCTCGTCATCACGCTGTTTTCCCTGGCGGCCGGCCTGTCCATTCCGGTCGTCGGGTATTTATCCGACCGATTTTCAAGAAAAAAGGTTTTGCTGGCTGCGCTTGGCCTGTACGGCGTTTCGGGCGTCGTCGCCGGGTTCGGCGCGCTTTGGGGATCGTATCCGGTGCTGATCGCCGCCCGAGCGTTGCAGGGCATCGGTGCGGCGGGAACGGCGCCGGTCGCCATGGCGATGATCGGCGACCGATATGAGGGAGCCGCGGAGAGCAAAGCGCTCGGTCTCGTGGAAGCGGCCAACGGAACGGGCAAGGTACTCAGCCCGATTCTCGGCTCGCTGTTTGCGCTGATCGTCTGGCATGCCGTCTTTTTTGCATTTCCGGCCTTTTGCGCGATCGCCGTGGGGCTCGTCTGGCTTCAGATCAAAGATAAGCAGGCGCCGACTCCCCCGCCGCCGCTCGGCCGTTACGTCGCAGACATCCGCCGCGTTTTCCGGGAAAAAGGCCGGTGGCTGACCGCCGCGTTTTTCGCCGGCGCGCTCGGATTGTTCGTGTTGTTCGGCGTCCTCTTTTATTTATCCGACGTTCTGGAAAAACCGCCGCACAACATCGATGGCGTCCGAAAAGGGCTGGTACTGGCCGTTCCGCTGCTCGGTTCGGTGACGGCTTCCTATTTGACCGGCGCCCATATCCGCAAAAACGGAAAACGGATGCGCATGCTGATGCTTACGGGTTTGGCGCTGTCGAGCGCCGCTCTGGCGACCGCCGTCGCCCTATACGCGCGGCTTTATCCGCTCATCGCGCTACTTTCGCTTTGCGGCGTCGGCATCGGCATGCTGTTGCCGTGCCTGAACACCCTCATCACCGGAGCCGTCGGCCGGGACGAACGCGGCTTGATCACGTCGATCTACAACGGCCTGCGCTTTCTCGGCGTGGCGCTGGGACCGCTGCTGTTCGAACGGATGATGGCCGTTTCTCACCGGACCGTCTTCGTCGCGACAGCGCTATTGTCGGCCGCGGCGCTTGCCCTGGTCTTCTTCCGAATCAGACCCGACAGACAGGTGGAATAA